GCAATACGCTTACTTATCGACCATATCATTGTTGAGAATGATCAAGCAAGCGTAGTTTGGAGATCTTGAATTTTATATGCCTTAATATATAATCGGATCGCCCTTGGCTTGAATGTAAGCCGCTGTCCACGGAACGCCCCCCGCATTGTGATAGAACAGAGCCCTGTCATGATTGGCATAATGTTCGCCCAAACCCGCTTCCTTCAACTGCTCGACGGATGCGTCCTTGGTCAGCTTATACACCATCGTGGCAATCATTTCAAGATGGGCGAATTCCTCTGTTCCGATATCCGTCAAAAGCCCGATCACTTTATCCGGAATCGTATACCTCTGATTCAAATACCGCAGCGCTGCGGCTAACTCACCGTCCGCTCCCCCGTACTGTTCGATCAGATACTTTGCCATCCTGGGATCGCATTTGCTGACGCGCACGGGATATTGCAGTTTTTTTTCATAAATCCACATGAACCTTTTTCCTCCAATCCGTCTAGACCTGCCACGGCCACGGCGATTCGACCCATTCCCACGGACAACGGGAAGGGGAGTGGCCCGAATGCATAAGGGGGCCGTACTTCATTTCATACTGATGTGCAAGCTGTTTGCTGAACTGCGCGCATTGATTGAATTGCTCAATTGCCACGCCATCAAAGGGATGCGTATCCAGATACAAATTCAATTCGTGACAGACGAAATCCGCAGCCTGAAGCTCATGCAGCAGCCGGTAATAATGTTCATCCAATTTCTTATGCATGCTGTCAAAGGCACCTCCGCTTATTTCTTTCCGATTTTTGCGTTCTTACCGCTATAGGGACTGACAAGTGCCGGCCACAAGGTTCCGTGCTTCAGCGCGTCGAACGGGGAAAACTGGGGCAAATTCGGAGGCTGGAACATCATGTACAAATTCGGCGGAGTCATATACGTTTTTTCCTTTATCGGCGGACAGGGATCAAAAGGACCGACAAACGGATAATACACCTTTACTTGTTGGAAAGGTTGGAAGGGCTGATTCATCACCGCAACATCCTCCTTAAACAGTGCTGAAATAAATTTCTCTCCCTTCACAGGATATGACAGATGCCCATTACCGGTTATGGGCTACCGCCCAAAAAACAAAAAAACGCCTGGACGGCGTCCTTTGGATGAGACGGAGCAACGATTATTCAAGCTTGATCTTGATATTTAACAGTCCGACCTTCTGCATCGCCTGATAAATGATGATTACAATCGGTCCCAGGAACAGCCCGACAACACCGACCAGCTTGAATCCGACATACAAGCTGATCAGCGCCGACAAGGGGCTGATGCCGACGGCATCGCCCAGAATTTTCGGCTCCACCAGCCGGCGAAAAACGATAATGACCAAGTACATGATCAGCAGACCGACAGCAAGATAACTGTCGCCTTTGACGAATTGGTAGGCAGCCCAAGGAATCAGGACGGAGCCGGTGCCGAGAATCGGCAAGATATCCACGATGATAATGAGAAAAGCGATGGCAACCGCAAAATCCACTTTCAATATCATCAGCCCCAGCAGCGCAACCACATAGGTCAAAGCGCTGATCAGCAGCTGAGCCCGGATAAACCCGAAAATCGCTTTTCGCAAATTCAGCAGAACTTCCTCCACTTTGCCCTGCGACTTGGTCTCGAACATCGTCAGGAAAGTCCCCTTCAAGCTGGGCAAACTAAAGCTGAACAAATACAGGGCTGTGATAAACACTATCAAGAGAATGAACAAATTCGGAATCGTCTTGGCCAAATCGAAAAATGCTCCCGACACGCTTCCAAGCAAGCTGTTCAGCGCATTGATCAGTGCCGACAGAGCGGTTTCGGTGCCTTTCTGAATCTGATTGGCGATATCTGCAGGGAGGTTTTGGTAAAAAAGCTGTGTTTTTTGCAGCGTCTCTTGGAAAAATGCGTTGGCTTGGTCCAAATACTTGGGCAGCTTCAACAAAAACAGGATCAGCTCGGAAACCAGCTTCAGACCCAGCAAATAAATGAGAGCCGCGATCCCCAGCGTGAAAAGAGAGCAAATGAGCGTCGCCGAAGCAATTCTTCTCATTCTCCCGTATTTCATCAACAGCTGAACAAGGGGCTCCAAAAAAATCGCGATGATGATCGCCATCAAAAACGGAAAACCGATGGTAAATAATCCGTATAGGAATCCCAAGCCCAACGCGATCAAGATGAGCGTTTTAGCGGACAGATGCTGTCACCCCATTCCTTAACAATTGTGTTCCGGCTCCGGCTGTTCCGGCTCCGCTTTTTTTTCCTGTTCATAAACTAGCACGCGAACGATTCGCAGACGGTCGATTTCCGCCACTTCAAAGACCATGCCGCCTTCCTGCACCTTGTCCCCCACCGCGGGGGAACCTTCCAGTTGCTTGAACAGCCAGCCTCCGATCGAATCAACTTCCTCATCGTCAATGTCCAGATTGAACTGTTCATTCATTTCTTCGATCAGCATCCGTCCGTCAACCGAAGCGATCCGGCCGTTCATTTCCAGACTGGGCCGAACATCCTCAAATTCGTCATGAATTTCGCCGACAATCTCTTCCAGAATATCTTCCGTCGTCACCATCCCCGCCGTTCCGCCGTATTCGTCAACCACGATAGCCAACTGGGAATGCCGCTTCTGCATCAATTTCAACACATGGCTGATTTCCATCGATTCGGGTACGGCCAGAACCGGCCGGACAAAATCGCGAAGCTCATGCTCCTCGTCCGGATCCGCGGTCAGAAGATCGGTGATATGGACAAACCCGATGATATTATCCTTGTTCTCCACCGCAACAGGATAGCGGGTATGCTTGGATTGATAGACAAGCCGCAAATTTTCCGCAAACGAAAGCTCCGCAAACAAACAGTCCATATCCGTTCGGGGAAGCATGACCTCCCTCGCCAAACGATCGGAAAATTCAAAGATATTGTCAAACAAAACCATCTCGTCCTGGTTGATTTTCCCTCCCTTGGCGCTCTGGTTCACCAGGATCCGGAGCTCTTCCTGCGTATGCACATCCTGCTCGGGAGACAACTGAATCCCGATAATCCGCAGCATTCGGTTGGCAGCGGCATTCAGCAGCCAGATCGCCGGAAAGAAAATTTTGTAGAAAAGAATGAGCGGGCCGGCCAAAAACAAAGCAACCGATTCCGATTTTTGAATGGCCAAAGATTTCGGAGCAAGCTCTCCCAGCACAATATGCAGGAAAGTGATGACCGCAAACGCGATTGCAAATGAAAGCGGTTGGACAAACACGCTGCCGCCCAAGCCGCCCCAGGAAAACAACGGTTCCACGATCATATGGGAAACCGCCGGCTCCCCTACCCAACCGAGTCCGAGCGACGACAAGGTGATCCCAAATTGGGATGCGGAAAGATAGGTATCCAGCTTCTGTGTAATGCTCGCAGCAAATTGGGCCCGCTTGCTTCCCTCATTGACCAGTTGGGTCAGCCGCGACTGCCGGATTTTCACCAGTGCAAATTCAGCTGCGACAAAAAAACCGTTGAGAAAAACAAGAAGAAATACTAGCAATAAATTGAACAAAATATCCGCTGCACTGAACTCCGCATGATCCACTTA
This sequence is a window from Ferviditalea candida. Protein-coding genes within it:
- a CDS encoding spore coat protein CotJB encodes the protein MHKKLDEHYYRLLHELQAADFVCHELNLYLDTHPFDGVAIEQFNQCAQFSKQLAHQYEMKYGPLMHSGHSPSRCPWEWVESPWPWQV
- a CDS encoding spore coat associated protein CotJA, encoding MNQPFQPFQQVKVYYPFVGPFDPCPPIKEKTYMTPPNLYMMFQPPNLPQFSPFDALKHGTLWPALVSPYSGKNAKIGKK
- the ytvI gene encoding sporulation integral membrane protein YtvI, whose translation is MIALGLGFLYGLFTIGFPFLMAIIIAIFLEPLVQLLMKYGRMRRIASATLICSLFTLGIAALIYLLGLKLVSELILFLLKLPKYLDQANAFFQETLQKTQLFYQNLPADIANQIQKGTETALSALINALNSLLGSVSGAFFDLAKTIPNLFILLIVFITALYLFSFSLPSLKGTFLTMFETKSQGKVEEVLLNLRKAIFGFIRAQLLISALTYVVALLGLMILKVDFAVAIAFLIIIVDILPILGTGSVLIPWAAYQFVKGDSYLAVGLLIMYLVIIVFRRLVEPKILGDAVGISPLSALISLYVGFKLVGVVGLFLGPIVIIIYQAMQKVGLLNIKIKLE
- a CDS encoding hemolysin family protein, with protein sequence MDHAEFSAADILFNLLLVFLLVFLNGFFVAAEFALVKIRQSRLTQLVNEGSKRAQFAASITQKLDTYLSASQFGITLSSLGLGWVGEPAVSHMIVEPLFSWGGLGGSVFVQPLSFAIAFAVITFLHIVLGELAPKSLAIQKSESVALFLAGPLILFYKIFFPAIWLLNAAANRMLRIIGIQLSPEQDVHTQEELRILVNQSAKGGKINQDEMVLFDNIFEFSDRLAREVMLPRTDMDCLFAELSFAENLRLVYQSKHTRYPVAVENKDNIIGFVHITDLLTADPDEEHELRDFVRPVLAVPESMEISHVLKLMQKRHSQLAIVVDEYGGTAGMVTTEDILEEIVGEIHDEFEDVRPSLEMNGRIASVDGRMLIEEMNEQFNLDIDDEEVDSIGGWLFKQLEGSPAVGDKVQEGGMVFEVAEIDRLRIVRVLVYEQEKKAEPEQPEPEHNC